A genomic window from Micromonospora sp. WMMA1947 includes:
- the truB gene encoding tRNA pseudouridine(55) synthase TruB produces MSTDGLIVVDKPGGMTSHDVVARIRRLARTRRVGHGGTLDPMATGVLVIGVGRATRLLTYVIGAGKSYAATIRLGQATVTDDAEGEVVATTPAGAVTDDGVRAALTALTGEIDQVPSAVSAIKINGQRAYKRVRDGEAVELPARRVTVSRLDVVEIRRDVPDVVDVDVDVTCSSGTYIRALARDAGAALGVGGHLTALRRTAVGGFTLAEAATLDQLEERAPDVVNLPLDAAAERFFPRRDATADEARVLSHGGPLAPAGITGPYAVFGPAGGLIAIVSERDGRARAEIVLAPA; encoded by the coding sequence GTGAGCACAGACGGTCTGATCGTGGTCGACAAACCCGGCGGCATGACGTCGCACGACGTCGTGGCCCGCATCCGGCGGCTGGCCCGTACCCGCCGCGTCGGTCACGGCGGCACGCTGGACCCGATGGCCACCGGCGTGCTGGTGATCGGGGTGGGCCGGGCGACCCGGCTGCTCACGTACGTGATCGGCGCCGGCAAGAGCTACGCCGCGACGATCCGGCTGGGGCAGGCCACTGTCACCGACGACGCCGAGGGCGAGGTGGTCGCCACCACCCCGGCCGGCGCGGTCACCGACGACGGGGTACGCGCCGCGCTCACCGCGCTCACCGGCGAGATCGACCAGGTGCCGAGCGCGGTCAGCGCCATCAAGATCAATGGACAGCGGGCGTACAAGCGGGTCCGCGACGGTGAGGCGGTCGAGCTGCCCGCCCGCCGGGTCACCGTGTCGCGGCTGGACGTGGTGGAGATCCGCCGGGACGTCCCGGACGTGGTGGACGTGGACGTGGACGTGACCTGCTCGTCCGGGACGTACATCAGGGCGCTGGCCCGCGACGCGGGCGCGGCCCTCGGTGTCGGCGGTCACCTCACCGCGCTGCGCCGGACCGCTGTGGGCGGGTTCACGCTCGCCGAGGCGGCCACGCTCGACCAGCTCGAGGAGCGCGCGCCGGACGTGGTGAACCTGCCGCTGGACGCCGCCGCCGAGCGGTTCTTCCCGCGCCGGGACGCCACCGCCGACGAGGCCCGGGTGCTGTCCCACGGCGGGCCGCTGGCGCCGGCCGGGATCACCGGGCCGTACGCCGTCTTCGGCCCGGCGGGCGGGCTGATCGCTATCGTCAGCGAGCGGGACGGTCGGGCCCGCGCGGAGATCGTGCTGGCCCCGGCCTGA
- a CDS encoding GNAT family N-acetyltransferase, which translates to MIDSGHSDRAGRRVTLRPVDDDNWRAVADVAPHDDQRAFVAALAARYLLLTERSEVWNSLAVYADETVVGHVMWGVDDDGSRWIGGMVIDAAEQGRGLGRATVRTLADRLAEAGEPIRLSYHPDNKPAAALYTALGFHPTGAMEDDELVAELRPA; encoded by the coding sequence ATGATCGATTCCGGGCATTCCGACCGCGCCGGCCGCCGGGTGACGCTGCGGCCGGTGGACGACGACAACTGGCGGGCCGTCGCGGACGTCGCGCCGCACGACGACCAGCGTGCCTTCGTGGCCGCGCTGGCCGCCCGCTACCTGCTCCTCACCGAGCGCTCGGAGGTCTGGAACTCGCTCGCGGTGTACGCCGACGAGACGGTCGTCGGCCACGTCATGTGGGGCGTGGACGACGACGGGTCGCGCTGGATCGGCGGCATGGTGATCGACGCCGCCGAGCAGGGCCGGGGCCTGGGCCGCGCCACGGTGCGGACGCTCGCGGACCGGCTCGCCGAGGCGGGCGAGCCGATCCGCCTGAGCTACCACCCCGACAACAAGCCCGCCGCCGCCCTCTACACCGCGCTGGGTTTCCACCCCACCGGCGCCATGGAGGACGACGAACTGGTCGCCGAACTCCGCCCCGCCTGA
- the rpsO gene encoding 30S ribosomal protein S15 translates to MALDQEAKAKIRQEYATAEGDTGSPEVQVAVLTKRIAELTEHLKVHKHDHHSRRGLLLLVGRRRRLLNYVQKKDINRYRSLIERLGLRR, encoded by the coding sequence ATGGCGCTCGACCAGGAAGCCAAGGCCAAGATCCGCCAGGAGTACGCGACCGCCGAGGGCGACACCGGCTCGCCCGAGGTGCAGGTCGCGGTCCTGACCAAGCGGATCGCGGAGCTCACCGAGCACCTGAAGGTGCACAAGCACGACCACCACAGCCGCCGTGGGCTGCTGCTGCTGGTCGGCCGGCGCCGCCGGCTGCTCAACTACGTCCAGAAGAAGGACATCAACCGCTACCGGTCGCTCATCGAGCGGCTCGGCCTGCGCCGATGA
- a CDS encoding GNAT family N-acetyltransferase, whose protein sequence is MAAGYVRPARPEDAGEIARIQLATWRVAYRRILPRHVLDNLDEAYLARRWSAAVQEPPSGAHRVLVAVEQAAQSYLVGFVASGPADADALAPGEPAEALGSDVAAVTDLLVEPRWGRRGHGSRLLAAAVEHWRGDGLTRAVAWAFDADAATRKFLGSTGWEPDGATRALDVDDMLVPQLRFHVATPESADENLSADR, encoded by the coding sequence ATGGCTGCAGGCTACGTCCGGCCCGCGCGTCCTGAGGACGCCGGCGAGATCGCACGCATCCAGCTCGCGACCTGGCGGGTCGCGTACCGCCGGATCCTGCCACGGCACGTGCTCGACAACCTCGACGAGGCGTACCTCGCGCGGCGGTGGAGTGCGGCGGTGCAGGAGCCGCCCTCGGGCGCGCACCGGGTGCTGGTCGCCGTCGAACAGGCGGCGCAATCCTATCTGGTGGGGTTCGTCGCCTCCGGTCCGGCCGACGCGGACGCGCTCGCTCCCGGCGAGCCGGCCGAGGCGCTCGGCTCGGACGTCGCGGCGGTGACGGACCTGCTGGTCGAGCCCCGGTGGGGGCGGCGCGGGCACGGCAGCCGGCTGCTCGCCGCGGCTGTCGAGCACTGGCGCGGCGACGGGCTGACCCGGGCGGTCGCGTGGGCGTTCGACGCCGACGCGGCGACCCGGAAGTTCCTCGGCTCGACCGGCTGGGAGCCGGACGGGGCGACCCGCGCGCTGGACGTGGACGACATGCTGGTCCCCCAGCTCCGCTTCCACGTGGCGACCCCGGAGTCCGCTGACGAAAACCTCTCAGCCGACCGATGA
- the dapB gene encoding 4-hydroxy-tetrahydrodipicolinate reductase codes for MTEQQRTAARVGVLGARGRMGMEVCKAVDSAADLELVAAVDQGDDLDAVAQAGAGVVVDFTTPDAVMDNLRWCVENGVHAVVGTTGFTEQRLAQVRGWLDDRPGLGVVIAPNFGIGAVLMMQFAARAARYFESVEIVEQHHPRKLDAPSGTATHTARLIAAARADAGLGPAPDATRDEVAGARGADIDGVRVHAVRATGLVAHQEVLFGTTGETLTIRHDSYDRVSFMPGVLLAVREVGRRPGLTVGLDALLD; via the coding sequence GTGACTGAGCAGCAGAGGACGGCGGCCCGGGTCGGTGTGCTGGGCGCGCGGGGCCGGATGGGCATGGAGGTCTGCAAGGCGGTCGACTCCGCCGCCGACCTGGAGCTGGTAGCGGCCGTCGACCAGGGCGACGACCTGGACGCGGTGGCGCAGGCGGGCGCCGGGGTGGTCGTCGACTTCACCACCCCCGACGCGGTCATGGACAACCTGCGCTGGTGCGTCGAGAACGGCGTGCACGCGGTGGTCGGCACCACCGGATTCACCGAGCAGCGGCTCGCGCAGGTGCGGGGCTGGCTCGACGACCGGCCCGGGCTGGGCGTGGTGATCGCCCCCAACTTCGGCATCGGCGCGGTGCTGATGATGCAGTTCGCGGCGCGCGCCGCCCGCTACTTCGAGTCGGTCGAGATCGTCGAGCAGCACCACCCGCGCAAGCTGGACGCGCCGAGCGGGACCGCCACCCACACCGCCCGGCTGATCGCCGCGGCCCGCGCCGACGCCGGCCTGGGGCCCGCGCCGGACGCCACCCGCGACGAGGTGGCCGGCGCCCGCGGTGCCGACATCGACGGGGTACGCGTGCACGCGGTACGCGCCACCGGCCTGGTCGCCCACCAGGAGGTGCTGTTCGGCACCACTGGCGAGACGCTGACCATCCGGCACGACTCGTACGACCGGGTGTCGTTCATGCCCGGCGTGCTGCTCGCGGTCCGGGAGGTGGGTCGCCGGCCCGGTCTCACAGTCGGTCTGGACGCCCTGCTCGACTGA
- a CDS encoding bifunctional riboflavin kinase/FAD synthetase, translating into MQRWRGYEAAPGGWGRSVVTIGVFDGVHRGHQATIGHAVARARELGVKSVVVTFDPHPAEVVRPGSHPAVLTEPARKAELIEALGVDVLCVVPFTVEFSRLPPEAFVHDVLVEHLHAALVVVGDNFRFGHRAAGDVPLLERLGRTFGFAVEGAPLVAEAGTVFSSTYIRSCVDAGDVGAAAAALGRPHRVEGVVVRGDQRGRELGYPTANLLTHRYAAVPADGVYAARLVRRDGEPLAAAVSIGTNPTFSGRERRVEAYALDFTGDLYGERLALDFVAHLREQRTYDAVEPLVAQIAEDVERTRRAVL; encoded by the coding sequence ATGCAGCGGTGGCGGGGGTACGAGGCGGCGCCCGGCGGCTGGGGACGCTCGGTGGTCACCATCGGCGTCTTCGACGGCGTGCACCGGGGGCACCAGGCCACCATCGGTCACGCCGTGGCGCGGGCCCGGGAACTGGGCGTCAAGTCGGTGGTGGTGACGTTCGACCCGCACCCGGCCGAGGTGGTGCGCCCGGGCTCGCACCCGGCGGTGCTCACCGAGCCGGCGCGCAAGGCCGAGCTGATCGAGGCGCTCGGCGTGGACGTGCTCTGCGTGGTGCCGTTCACCGTCGAGTTCTCCCGGCTGCCACCCGAGGCGTTCGTGCACGACGTCCTGGTCGAGCACCTGCACGCCGCGCTCGTGGTGGTCGGGGACAACTTCCGGTTCGGGCACCGGGCGGCCGGGGACGTGCCGCTGCTGGAACGTCTGGGCCGCACCTTCGGGTTCGCCGTCGAGGGGGCCCCGCTGGTCGCCGAGGCGGGGACGGTCTTCTCCTCCACGTACATCAGGTCCTGCGTCGACGCGGGCGACGTGGGCGCGGCGGCGGCGGCGCTCGGCCGCCCGCACCGGGTGGAGGGCGTGGTGGTCCGCGGCGACCAGCGCGGACGTGAGCTGGGTTACCCCACCGCCAACCTGCTGACCCACAGGTACGCGGCGGTGCCCGCCGACGGCGTGTACGCGGCCCGTCTGGTCCGCCGTGACGGGGAACCGCTGGCGGCGGCGGTGTCGATCGGCACCAACCCGACGTTCTCCGGCCGGGAGCGGCGGGTGGAGGCGTACGCGCTGGACTTCACCGGCGACCTGTACGGTGAGCGGCTGGCCCTGGACTTCGTGGCGCACCTGCGTGAGCAGCGGACATACGACGCGGTCGAACCGCTGGTGGCCCAGATCGCCGAGGACGTGGAGCGCACCCGCCGGGCGGTGCTCTGA
- a CDS encoding GNAT family N-acetyltransferase codes for MLTIRREEPDDAEAIARVHVHGWQAGYAGIMPAEVLTRLNPRAWAQRRRDLGTADPEHPFTTLVAEDDGTIVGFTTFGPYRNNQDRGDLDPAHGELVAIYVEPAHWGSGTARTLLAAARDGLAERGWTEYRLWVLADNARARRFYERAGHSPDGEESTYAVPLSGGLAPILLRELRYTTGG; via the coding sequence GTGCTCACCATTCGCCGGGAGGAACCGGACGACGCCGAAGCGATCGCCCGGGTGCACGTCCACGGCTGGCAGGCCGGTTACGCGGGGATCATGCCCGCGGAGGTGCTGACCCGGCTGAACCCGCGCGCCTGGGCGCAGCGCCGCCGCGACCTCGGCACCGCCGACCCGGAGCACCCGTTCACCACGCTCGTCGCCGAGGACGACGGCACGATCGTCGGGTTCACCACGTTCGGGCCGTACCGGAACAACCAGGACCGCGGCGACCTCGACCCGGCGCACGGCGAGCTGGTGGCGATCTACGTGGAGCCGGCGCACTGGGGCTCGGGCACCGCGCGGACGCTGCTCGCGGCGGCCCGCGACGGCCTGGCCGAGCGGGGCTGGACGGAATACCGGCTCTGGGTGCTCGCCGACAACGCCCGCGCCCGCCGCTTCTACGAGCGGGCCGGGCACTCACCGGACGGCGAGGAGTCCACCTACGCGGTGCCGCTGTCCGGCGGCCTCGCCCCGATCCTGCTCCGCGAGCTGCGGTACACCACCGGAGGCTGA
- a CDS encoding polyribonucleotide nucleotidyltransferase, which produces MTETNLGTESRTAVIDNGSFGTREITFSTGRLARQAAGSVVAQLGETVVLSATTAGKQPRESFDFFPLTVDVEERMYAAGRIPGSFFRREGRPSEDAILTCRLIDRPLRPSFVKGLRNEVQVVETVLALDPQHPYDVVAINAASMSTKLSGLPFSGPIGATRVAHVDGQWVAFPTLEELERATFDMVVAGRTLPDGEVAIMMVEAEATPNAVTLISGGATAPTEEIVASGLEAAKPAIRELCRAQSELAEVAAKPVAEFPVFLDYSDDAYDAVAEVARAEVAEALKIAGKADREEALDRIKAKVAEELTGRFEGREKELSAAFRSLTKSEVRNRVLREQVRIDGRGPRDIRPLSAEVGVLPRVHGSALFERGETQILGVTTLNMLRMEQMVDTLSPENRKRYMHNYNFPPYSTGETGRVGSPKRREIGHGALAERALLPVLPSREEFPYAIRQVSEALGSNGSTSMGSVCASTLGLLSAGVPLKAPVAGIAMGLISDEVDGKTQYVTLTDILGAEDAFGDMDFKVAGTRDFVTALQLDTKLDGIPSDVLAAALQQAHEARQTILDVMQRAIEAPAEMSDYAPRVTTVKIPVDKIGMVIGPKGQTINAIQDETGAEISIEDDGTIYVGATNGPAAQAAVDRINGIANPTLPKVGERFLGTVVKTAAFGAFISLLPGRDGLLHISKVGDGKRVEKVEDYLNVGDKVEVEIADIDARGKIYLDKIRPEGAEAPAEGAAGGGDRPSGRDRGGDRGPRDRGDRGDRGERRSEGGERRSEGGEGGGESRPRRRTRHS; this is translated from the coding sequence ATGACCGAGACCAACCTCGGCACCGAATCCCGCACCGCGGTGATCGACAACGGGTCCTTCGGCACCCGTGAGATCACCTTCTCCACCGGCCGTCTGGCCCGCCAGGCCGCCGGCTCCGTCGTCGCCCAGCTCGGCGAGACGGTCGTCCTCTCCGCCACCACGGCCGGCAAGCAGCCGCGCGAGTCGTTCGACTTCTTCCCGCTGACCGTGGACGTCGAGGAGCGGATGTACGCCGCGGGCCGCATCCCCGGCTCGTTCTTCCGCCGCGAGGGCCGGCCCAGCGAGGACGCCATCCTCACCTGCCGGCTGATCGACCGGCCGCTGCGCCCGTCGTTCGTCAAGGGCCTGCGCAACGAGGTCCAGGTCGTCGAGACGGTGCTGGCGCTCGACCCGCAGCACCCGTACGACGTGGTGGCGATCAATGCCGCCTCGATGTCGACCAAGCTCTCCGGCCTGCCGTTCTCCGGCCCGATCGGCGCGACCCGGGTCGCGCACGTCGACGGCCAGTGGGTCGCCTTCCCGACGCTGGAGGAGCTCGAGCGGGCCACCTTCGACATGGTCGTGGCCGGCCGCACCCTGCCGGACGGCGAGGTCGCGATCATGATGGTCGAGGCCGAGGCCACCCCGAACGCCGTGACCCTGATCTCGGGTGGCGCGACCGCGCCGACCGAGGAGATCGTGGCCAGCGGCCTGGAGGCCGCCAAGCCGGCCATCCGCGAGCTGTGCCGTGCGCAGAGCGAGCTGGCCGAGGTGGCCGCCAAGCCGGTCGCCGAGTTCCCGGTCTTTCTTGACTACTCCGACGACGCGTACGACGCGGTGGCCGAGGTGGCCCGCGCCGAGGTCGCCGAGGCGCTGAAGATCGCCGGCAAGGCCGACCGCGAGGAGGCCCTGGACCGGATCAAGGCCAAGGTCGCCGAGGAGCTGACCGGCCGGTTCGAGGGCCGCGAGAAGGAGCTGTCCGCCGCGTTCCGGTCGCTGACCAAGTCCGAGGTCCGCAACCGGGTGCTGCGCGAGCAGGTCCGCATCGACGGCCGCGGCCCGCGTGACATCCGTCCGCTGTCCGCCGAGGTCGGCGTGCTGCCGCGGGTGCACGGCTCGGCGCTGTTCGAGCGCGGCGAGACCCAGATCCTGGGCGTCACCACGCTGAACATGCTGCGCATGGAGCAGATGGTGGACACGCTGTCCCCGGAGAACCGCAAGCGCTACATGCACAACTACAACTTCCCGCCGTACTCGACCGGTGAGACCGGCCGGGTCGGCTCGCCGAAGCGGCGCGAGATCGGCCACGGCGCGCTCGCCGAGCGGGCGCTGCTCCCGGTGCTGCCCTCGCGCGAGGAGTTCCCGTACGCCATCCGGCAGGTCTCCGAGGCGCTCGGCTCCAACGGCTCCACCTCGATGGGTTCGGTCTGCGCCTCGACGCTGGGCCTGCTCTCGGCCGGTGTGCCGCTGAAGGCGCCGGTCGCCGGCATCGCCATGGGCCTCATCTCCGACGAGGTCGACGGCAAGACCCAGTACGTGACGCTGACCGACATCCTCGGCGCCGAGGACGCGTTCGGCGACATGGACTTCAAGGTCGCCGGCACCCGTGACTTCGTCACCGCGCTGCAGCTCGACACCAAGCTGGACGGCATCCCGTCGGACGTCCTGGCCGCCGCGCTGCAGCAGGCGCACGAGGCCCGGCAGACCATCCTCGACGTGATGCAGCGGGCCATCGAGGCGCCGGCCGAGATGTCGGACTACGCGCCGCGGGTCACCACCGTGAAGATCCCGGTCGACAAGATCGGCATGGTGATCGGCCCGAAGGGCCAGACCATCAACGCGATCCAGGACGAGACCGGCGCCGAGATCTCCATCGAGGACGACGGCACGATCTACGTCGGCGCGACCAACGGGCCGGCGGCCCAGGCCGCTGTGGACCGGATCAACGGGATCGCCAACCCGACGCTGCCCAAGGTCGGCGAGCGGTTCCTCGGCACCGTGGTGAAGACCGCCGCGTTCGGCGCCTTCATCTCGCTGCTGCCGGGCCGCGACGGCCTGCTGCACATCTCCAAGGTGGGCGACGGCAAGCGGGTCGAGAAGGTCGAGGACTACCTCAACGTCGGCGACAAGGTCGAGGTGGAGATCGCGGACATCGACGCCCGCGGCAAGATCTACCTGGACAAGATCCGCCCGGAGGGCGCCGAGGCGCCGGCCGAGGGCGCGGCCGGTGGCGGCGACCGTCCGTCGGGCCGGGACCGCGGCGGCGACCGTGGCCCGCGTGACCGGGGCGACCGTGGTGACCGTGGCGAGCGCCGCTCCGAGGGTGGCGAGCGCCGCTCCGAGGGTGGCGAGGGCGGCGGCGAGTCCCGTCCGCGCCGCCGGACCCGGCACAGCTGA
- a CDS encoding pitrilysin family protein, whose product MSSSGASTGRGVAPIGSAARAVTRTLSDDPLGGTVRRTVLPSGLRVLTEAIPAMRSVSFGIWVAVGSRDETGTQAGAAHFLEHLLFKGTNKRSALEISAQIEAVGGETNAFTTKEYTCYYARVLDEDLPLAIDVMCDLVADSVLAPADVETERGVILEEIAMHDDEPGDEVHDLFARAVYGDHPLGRLISGTEETVTPMTRRQIQSFYRRRYTAPQIVIAAAGNLDHAAVVKLVRQALRGTPLDTDPASPAPHRSATPAVRTKPATTLVEPKETEQAHVILGCPGIDRTDDRRFALGVLNNVLGGGMSSRLFQEIREQRGLAYSVYSYASQYADSGVFAVYAGCAPGKVDEVLDLTRAGLARVAAEGITEAELTRGKGMSKGSFVLGLEDTGSRMSRLAKGELLYGNLMPVDDLLSRVDAVTLDDVNALAADLLGRPMSLAVVGPFDSGSFTVTG is encoded by the coding sequence GTGAGTTCGTCAGGCGCCTCGACGGGACGGGGGGTGGCGCCGATCGGCTCGGCGGCCCGCGCGGTCACCCGTACGCTCAGCGACGACCCGCTCGGCGGCACCGTCCGCCGTACCGTGCTGCCCAGCGGGCTGCGGGTGCTCACCGAGGCGATCCCGGCGATGCGCAGCGTGTCGTTCGGCATCTGGGTGGCGGTCGGCTCGCGCGACGAGACCGGCACGCAGGCCGGTGCCGCGCACTTCCTGGAGCACCTGCTGTTCAAGGGCACCAACAAGCGCAGCGCGCTGGAGATCTCGGCGCAGATCGAGGCCGTGGGCGGCGAGACGAACGCCTTCACCACGAAGGAATACACCTGCTACTACGCGCGGGTGCTGGACGAGGACCTGCCGCTGGCCATCGACGTCATGTGCGACCTGGTCGCCGACTCGGTGCTGGCCCCCGCGGACGTGGAGACCGAACGCGGCGTCATCCTCGAAGAGATCGCCATGCACGACGACGAGCCCGGCGACGAGGTGCACGACCTGTTCGCCCGCGCCGTCTACGGCGACCACCCGCTGGGCCGGCTCATCTCCGGCACGGAGGAGACGGTCACGCCGATGACCCGGCGGCAGATCCAGAGCTTCTACCGCCGCCGCTACACCGCGCCGCAGATCGTGATCGCCGCCGCCGGCAACCTCGACCACGCCGCCGTGGTCAAGCTGGTCCGGCAGGCGCTGCGCGGCACCCCGCTGGACACCGACCCGGCGTCGCCCGCGCCGCACCGGTCGGCCACCCCGGCGGTACGCACGAAGCCGGCCACCACGCTCGTCGAGCCGAAGGAGACCGAGCAGGCGCACGTCATCCTCGGCTGCCCGGGGATCGACCGCACCGACGACCGGCGGTTCGCCCTCGGCGTACTGAACAACGTGCTCGGCGGCGGCATGTCCAGCCGGCTGTTTCAGGAGATCCGGGAACAGCGGGGCCTGGCGTACTCGGTCTACTCCTACGCCAGCCAGTACGCCGACAGCGGCGTGTTCGCCGTCTACGCCGGTTGTGCGCCGGGCAAGGTGGACGAGGTGCTGGACCTGACCCGTGCGGGGCTGGCGCGGGTGGCCGCCGAGGGGATCACCGAGGCGGAACTGACCCGCGGCAAGGGGATGAGCAAGGGCTCGTTCGTGCTCGGGCTGGAGGACACCGGCTCGCGGATGAGCCGGCTCGCCAAGGGCGAGCTGCTCTACGGCAACCTGATGCCGGTGGACGACCTGCTGTCCCGGGTGGACGCCGTGACGCTCGACGACGTGAACGCGCTCGCCGCCGACCTGCTCGGACGGCCGATGTCCCTGGCGGTGGTCGGCCCGTTCGACTCCGGCAGCTTCACGGTCACGGGCTGA
- a CDS encoding glycosyltransferase family 87 protein, with amino-acid sequence MAQGAARTVAQVVAVVALAAAVTVFLSVAAVRHGFFDLQVYYGALTYWARDGGEIYDFLRSGTQYGFTYPPFAALVMLPMAYLPWNAAIVVSVTLTVVTSAVVIWRLLDPVARRSGWTRWFALAVALCLAAAYEPMRETVNFGQVNMLLLFLVAVDLLWLLPARSRWAGVGIGLATAIKLTPGIFIVYLLVTGRWRAALTTVGTAAVATLVAAGLFPDASREFWTEALWNTDRVGELAFVSNQSLRGVVARLDPQHPSTIAWLLLVLVTLVIWGWRSRAAVAAGDEATGLALTGAVMCLVSPVTWVHHLVWLLPGLILLVDNGMAAPARSRRRRLLLAAAVIGYALLCSRIVWSWEKDFTGVDGFLGSNTYVWISLALLLGLPIRRWLTPIDGERRGDDLPAGSASGGVPQLAEQDRGEAAGQRHRVGGLLAVR; translated from the coding sequence GTGGCGCAGGGTGCCGCGCGCACGGTCGCGCAGGTCGTCGCCGTGGTGGCGCTCGCCGCGGCAGTCACCGTGTTCCTCTCCGTGGCGGCGGTCCGGCACGGCTTCTTCGACCTGCAGGTCTACTACGGCGCGCTGACCTACTGGGCGCGTGACGGCGGGGAGATCTACGACTTCCTGCGCTCCGGCACGCAGTACGGCTTCACCTACCCGCCGTTCGCCGCGCTGGTGATGCTGCCGATGGCGTACCTGCCGTGGAACGCGGCGATCGTGGTGAGCGTGACCCTGACGGTGGTGACGAGCGCCGTGGTGATCTGGCGGCTGCTGGACCCGGTGGCCCGCCGCTCCGGCTGGACCCGCTGGTTCGCGCTCGCGGTCGCGCTCTGCCTGGCCGCCGCGTACGAGCCGATGCGGGAGACGGTCAACTTCGGCCAGGTCAACATGCTGCTGCTGTTCCTGGTGGCGGTGGACCTGCTGTGGCTGCTGCCGGCGCGCAGCCGCTGGGCGGGCGTGGGCATCGGCCTGGCCACCGCGATCAAGCTGACGCCCGGCATCTTCATCGTCTACCTGCTGGTCACCGGCCGCTGGCGGGCCGCCCTGACCACTGTCGGCACCGCCGCGGTCGCCACGCTGGTGGCCGCCGGCCTCTTCCCTGACGCCTCCCGGGAGTTCTGGACCGAGGCGCTGTGGAACACCGACCGGGTCGGCGAGCTGGCGTTCGTCTCCAACCAGTCGCTGCGCGGGGTGGTGGCCCGGCTCGACCCGCAGCACCCCAGCACGATCGCGTGGCTGCTGCTCGTACTCGTGACGCTCGTGATCTGGGGGTGGCGGTCGCGGGCGGCGGTGGCCGCCGGCGACGAGGCCACCGGCCTGGCCCTGACCGGCGCGGTGATGTGCCTGGTCAGCCCGGTGACCTGGGTGCACCACCTGGTCTGGCTGCTGCCCGGGCTGATCCTGCTCGTCGACAACGGCATGGCGGCGCCCGCGCGCAGCCGCCGGCGCCGTCTGTTGCTGGCCGCCGCGGTGATCGGGTACGCGCTGCTGTGCAGCCGGATCGTCTGGTCCTGGGAGAAGGACTTCACCGGCGTGGACGGCTTCCTCGGCAGCAACACGTACGTGTGGATCAGCCTGGCGTTGCTGCTCGGGCTACCGATCCGCCGCTGGCTCACACCCATCGACGGCGAGCGGCGCGGCGACGATCTCCCGGCCGGGTCAGCCTCCGGTGGTGTACCGCAGCTCGCGGAGCAGGATCGGGGCGAGGCCGCCGGACAGCGGCACCGCGTAGGTGGACTCCTCGCCGTCCGGTGA